The sequence GGAAGTTCAGCCTATTTACAATATTCACAAGACACAGTCAGAAGACATTCACACTGAATCTGCACCAGAAATTGGATCTGGTGCACCAGAAATGTAAACTCTGGCCGCTTTGACTCGGCTGTCGGCACCACTGCCTCCGCTATCTTTGGCCCTGACGCTCCTGCTGTTCCAGTCGCTCTCCCCGCTGTTATCCATAGGCGTGCTTCGCCGACACAGGTGGCAGATGTTGGCGAAAGCCCTTCGCAGGTCCTTGCTCCTCATGGCGTAGATGATGGGGTTGACGGTGGAGTTGAGCAGGCACAGCATGCTGCAGAAGGCGAACACGGTCTTGATGAAGTCGTCTACTTTTCCCAGGAGATCGTAAACCATGATAGCGAGTAGTGGCCCCCAGCAGATTATGAGGGCCACCAAGATAAGCACGAGGGTCTTGGCCAGGCGGAGGTCCATCCGGGCCTGCTCGGGTCTCACTGTCTGAACCCTGGTGCCCTCGGCTGTGTAGACGATGATGCTTCTCTGGGAGGTGCGGCTCAGCATGCGCACAGCGTGGTGGTGCGATTTCCACAAGATGAAGATGTAGGCGTAGATGATGAAGAGCAGCAGGATGCTCGTCATCCCGATCCAGAACATCAAGTACCTCTGGTCGATGAGGGGGAAAATATCAGAGCAGACTGAGTTGAGGCGCTTGCAGTTCCAGCCCAGCAGGGGCAGCAGTGAGAACACTATGGACACGCTCCACATGAGGCTGAAGGCCA is a genomic window of Syngnathus typhle isolate RoL2023-S1 ecotype Sweden linkage group LG16, RoL_Styp_1.0, whole genome shotgun sequence containing:
- the LOC133169378 gene encoding cannabinoid receptor type 1B-like, with protein sequence MKLPRLSGATMSALTTMVPYLGSNDAIYEDSSSKYGFRLEKMHSASISNTNKVIYSTIAPIFPINMSESLLTNETDGMVVQCGENFEDNMECFMILTPGQQLAIAILALTLGTFTVLENLMVLCVILHSQTLRSRPSYHFIGSLAVADLIGSIIFVYSFLDFHVLHRKDSPEVFLFKLAGVIASFTASVGSLFLTAIDRYISIHRPVAYKRIVTKTKAVVAFSLMWSVSIVFSLLPLLGWNCKRLNSVCSDIFPLIDQRYLMFWIGMTSILLLFIIYAYIFILWKSHHHAVRMLSRTSQRSIIVYTAEGTRVQTVRPEQARMDLRLAKTLVLILVALIICWGPLLAIMVYDLLGKVDDFIKTVFAFCSMLCLLNSTVNPIIYAMRSKDLRRAFANICHLCRRSTPMDNSGESDWNSRSVRAKDSGGSGADSRVKAARVYISGAPDPISGADSV